Proteins co-encoded in one Cytophaga hutchinsonii ATCC 33406 genomic window:
- a CDS encoding DinB family protein, with protein MHTQEALFVRLALDAWNTQSSRTDKLIQSLSNEALAVETAPGRNSGTYLLGHLTAVHDAMLPLLELGDTLYPQLAPVFIQNPDKSGLEKPEINDLRLYWSLVQERLANQFNQLQPADWFNKHAAISREDFLKEPHRNKLSVLINRTNHMAYHLGQLAYLKK; from the coding sequence ATGCATACACAAGAAGCGCTCTTTGTGCGACTGGCATTAGACGCCTGGAACACACAATCAAGCAGAACAGACAAACTTATTCAATCGCTCAGCAACGAAGCCCTGGCCGTAGAGACAGCGCCCGGCAGAAACAGTGGCACGTATTTATTGGGCCATCTTACAGCTGTTCACGATGCCATGCTTCCGTTGCTCGAACTTGGAGATACGTTATATCCGCAGCTTGCGCCGGTATTCATTCAGAACCCGGATAAGTCGGGATTGGAAAAACCGGAGATCAATGACCTTCGTCTCTACTGGAGCCTGGTTCAGGAAAGATTAGCCAATCAGTTTAATCAGCTGCAGCCGGCAGACTGGTTTAACAAACATGCGGCCATTTCACGCGAGGATTTCTTAAAAGAACCGCACCGCAATAAATTAAGTGTGCTGATCAATAGAACGAATCACATGGCCTACCATTTAGGACAGCTGGCATACCTCAAAAAATAA
- a CDS encoding helix-turn-helix transcriptional regulator: MNRIDRLLGMITLLQAKKFVSAEKIADKFKISKRTVFRDIKAICEQGIPVGSEPNKGYFIVDGYFLPPVLFNNDEANALLLTESLVKGFADKSISKHYSNALDKIKAGLKQVDKDKLEHMQDAIKFQLPERMNNDFEYLSILQVAVSDKKIIYIDYKNNKEEVSKREIEPIGLIFYAFSWHLIGWCHHRKAYRDFKVSRIIQMKNTGVPFKKNKHMPLSEYMKELPVNY, encoded by the coding sequence ATGAACCGCATCGACAGACTGTTAGGAATGATCACCTTATTGCAGGCAAAAAAGTTTGTTTCCGCTGAAAAAATTGCGGACAAATTTAAGATAAGCAAGCGTACGGTTTTCCGGGATATCAAAGCGATCTGTGAGCAGGGAATTCCGGTGGGGTCAGAACCGAACAAAGGATACTTTATTGTAGATGGATATTTTTTACCGCCGGTGTTATTTAATAACGATGAAGCAAATGCGTTGCTGTTAACTGAATCACTTGTGAAAGGCTTTGCCGATAAATCTATCAGTAAACATTATTCCAATGCACTGGATAAAATCAAAGCCGGATTAAAACAGGTTGATAAAGACAAGCTTGAGCACATGCAGGATGCTATTAAGTTTCAGCTGCCCGAACGTATGAATAATGATTTTGAATATTTATCGATCCTGCAGGTAGCGGTTTCAGATAAAAAGATCATTTATATTGATTATAAAAATAACAAAGAAGAAGTAAGCAAGCGGGAGATCGAACCGATTGGGTTGATATTTTATGCATTCAGCTGGCACCTGATAGGCTGGTGCCATCACCGCAAGGCGTATCGGGATTTTAAAGTTTCAAGAATCATTCAGATGAAAAATACCGGAGTGCCTTTCAAAAAGAACAAACACATGCCCTTATCGGAATATATGAAAGAACTTCCGGTAAATTATTAG
- a CDS encoding DinB family protein: MELIPVFLKEFDAEAQTTRNMLSRIPDDKYDWQPHPKSMTIRSLATHIAELSTWVSLALTTDELDFAAAPYNPTIVNNTKELLRLFEKSLIEGRTELIPENEAKLSENWTLRNGDIIYSVQTKAETIRHAFSQIIHHRAQLGVNLRLLNVPIPGSYGPSADENEL, translated from the coding sequence ATGGAACTGATTCCTGTCTTTTTAAAAGAATTTGACGCTGAGGCGCAAACCACCCGCAACATGTTGTCCCGCATTCCGGATGACAAATACGACTGGCAGCCGCATCCGAAGAGCATGACAATCCGGTCGCTTGCAACGCATATTGCAGAATTGTCAACCTGGGTAAGCCTTGCCTTAACAACAGACGAACTTGATTTTGCTGCGGCACCCTACAATCCAACGATTGTTAATAATACAAAAGAACTGCTGCGTTTATTTGAAAAAAGTCTTATTGAGGGAAGAACGGAATTGATACCGGAGAATGAAGCAAAACTTTCAGAAAACTGGACGCTTCGCAATGGAGACATCATCTACAGTGTTCAAACCAAAGCTGAAACCATACGTCATGCATTCAGCCAGATTATTCATCATCGCGCACAGTTGGGGGTGAATCTACGATTGCTGAATGTACCGATACCAGGCAGCTACGGACCGAGTGCCGACGAAAATGAATTATGA
- a CDS encoding Crp/Fnr family transcriptional regulator, producing the protein MHDALRAYIEKYASEKISDADFEEVKKAFTFKRYKKGQFLLQEGEVSKYTAFVLKGSMRQYSVDAKGTEHIIHFGIENWWVGDRESSTMLTPSNYNIDAIEDTEVLLTTSEDLQQLTAALPVIGKMVNTMNQRNFIASQKRIHDALSLTAEERYLELLKNHPDFLQRFPQTMLASYLGITAETYSRIRKKALK; encoded by the coding sequence ATGCACGACGCATTACGAGCTTATATTGAAAAGTATGCATCCGAAAAAATATCCGATGCGGATTTTGAAGAGGTCAAAAAAGCGTTCACATTTAAGCGTTATAAAAAAGGTCAGTTTTTATTGCAGGAAGGTGAAGTATCTAAATATACCGCATTTGTTTTAAAAGGCTCCATGCGACAGTATTCTGTAGATGCAAAAGGAACGGAACACATCATACATTTTGGCATTGAAAACTGGTGGGTTGGAGATCGTGAAAGTTCAACCATGCTTACGCCCTCTAACTATAACATTGATGCCATTGAAGATACAGAAGTACTTTTAACAACCTCCGAAGATCTGCAGCAATTAACCGCTGCATTACCTGTTATTGGCAAGATGGTTAACACTATGAACCAGCGTAATTTTATCGCATCACAAAAACGTATTCACGATGCGCTGAGTTTAACCGCGGAAGAACGATACCTGGAACTATTAAAAAATCACCCGGATTTTTTACAACGGTTTCCGCAAACCATGCTGGCATCTTATCTGGGCATTACGGCTGAGACATACAGCAGGATACGGAAGAAGGCGCTAAAATAG